The following coding sequences lie in one Melopsittacus undulatus isolate bMelUnd1 unplaced genomic scaffold, bMelUnd1.mat.Z mat_scaffold_72_arrow_ctg1, whole genome shotgun sequence genomic window:
- the LOC117438853 gene encoding olfactory receptor 14C36-like, with translation MSNGSSITHFLLLPFAHTRELQLWHFWLFLGISLAALLGNGLIITSTACDQHLHTPMYFFLLNLSLLDLGCILTTVPKSMANSLWDTRAISYTGCAAQLFFFVFFMSAEYSVLTVMSYDRYVAICKPLHYGTLLGSRACVHMAAAAWASGFLNALLHTANTFSLPLCRGNAVEQFFCEIPPILKLSCSQSYLREVGFLVIDICVVFGCFVFIVGSYVQIFRAVLRIPSEQGRHKAFSTCLPHLAVVSLFVSTVAFAYLKPPSISSPSQDLVLSVLYSVVPPVVNPLIYSLRNQDLKDAMRKLLTECV, from the coding sequence atgtccaacggcagctccatcacccacttcctcctcctgccattcGCACACACgcgggagctgcagctctggcactTCTGGCTCTTCCTGGGCATCTCCCTGGCTGCGCTCCTGGGCAACGGCCTcatcatcaccagcacagcctgcgaccagcacctccacacccccatgtacttcttcctgctcaacctctccctgctggacctgggctgcatcctcaCCACTGTGCCCAAATCCATGGCCAATTCCCTCTGGGACACCAGGGCCATCTCCTACACAGgttgtgctgcacagctctttttctttgtctttttcatgtCAGCAGAGTATTCTGTCCTCACTGTCATGTCCTATGACCGCTATGTGGCCATCTGCAAGCCCCTGCACTACGGGAccctgctgggcagcagagcttgtgtccacatggcagcagctgcctgggccAGTGGCTTTCTCAAtgctctgctgcacacagccaatacattttcactacccctctgcagaggcaatgctgtggagcagttcttctgtgaaatcCCCCCGATCCTCAAGCTCTCCTGCTCACAATCCTACCTCAGGGAAGTTGGGTTTCTTGTGATTGATATCTGTGTAGTATTTGGCTGTTTTGTGTTCATTGTGGGTTCCTATGTGCAGAtcttcagggctgtgctgaggatcCCCTCTGAGCAGGGACGCCACAAAGCCTTTTCCACGTGCCTTCCTCACCTGGCTGTGGTCTCCCTGTTTGTCAGCACTGTGGCATTTGCCTACCTGAAGcccccctccatctcctccccatcccaggatctggtgctgtcagtgctgtaCTCAGTGGTGCCTCCAGTAGTGAACCccctcatctacagcctgaggaaccaGGATCTCAAGGATGCAATGAGGAAGCTGCTGACTGAATGTGTTTGA